GAGTCATAGGTCCTCCTTGATGTCTTGAAATGATAATCAGATTGTTCATGTTTTAATCATATTATTCATTTTATTATATACGCTTTCATATTACTATGTACCTAAGCAATAAAGAAAGAAATCGACCATCTACGCTATACGGAGTCGATATAAGCTATGCATACAAGAATGACAGTTTAAGGAAACTGATGAGAATCAGATTAATCAATTCTGAAACAGCATTATTGTTCAAGTGATTGCTGCTATTGATCTCTTAGGGGACGAGCAGCGAAGTGAAGTTTGAATGAATTAGTAAGCTAACCTAAACCCATTGGAGTGATTAGAAATGCTGAAGATAGGTCTGCAATTGTACACGCTTAGAGAAGAACTAGAACAGGATTTTGAAGGAACACTGCGCAAGGTAGCAGCCCTTGGATATAAAGGCGTAGAGTTTTTTCACTTTTTCGGTCGTACCGCATCAGAAGTTAAACAATTGCTAAATGAGCTTGAACTGGTCGCGCTCGGCGCACATCGTCCCTATGACGCATTGTTGAATGACACAGAGGCAGAGATCTCATACAATCTTGAAATTGGAAATCCTAATTTGATTGTTCCTTATCTGTCAGAAGAACAACGTAACTATGAAGAGATTGCAGTGAATCTGAAGATCATTGGAGAAAAGTGCAAAGCAGGCGGAGCGGTTCTTCTGTATCACAATCATGATTTCGAATTAACGGATAAATATGGTGATAGTGACCGCACTGCTTTTGATGGGTTGTTTGAAGAGGTGCCGGCTGATCTACTGCAAGTGGAAATGGATACTTGCTGGGTCCATCATGCAGGCTATGATCCGGTTGAATATATCCATAAATACGCAGGTAGACTGCCGATCATCCATCTGAAGGATTTGAAGAAACATGAAGACGGCACACCGGAAACTGTTGTGCTAGGTGAAGGTGAAGTGAACCTTACTGCAATTTTAGATGCAGCTGTACAGGCAAATGTGGAGTGGGCGGTAGTAGAGCAGGATTTCTGCAGTCGTTCACCATTAGAAAGTGTAGAAGATAGTTTGAATTGGGTAAAAGCATACGCAAATCAAGGAGGAAAAGTTCATGTCTAATAAGTTGAGAATTGCTATTGTAGGTTGCGGTGGTATCGCGAATGGAAAACATATGCCAAGTTTGTCACGTCAAAAAGATGCTGAAATGGTAGCCTTCTGCGATACCGTTGAAGAACGTGCACAGGAAGCAGCAAAAACCTATGGTGCTGAAGGCGCGGCTGTTTACACAGATTACCTTGAGCTATTGAAAGCTGGAGGATTCGATATTGTTCATGTATGTACACCAAATGACAGTCACTCCGTGATTACTATTGCAGCATTGGAAGCTGGTAAACATGTAATGTGCGAGAAACCAATGGCTAAAACCACAGCCCAAGCACAAGAAATGTTGGATGCTGCCAAGCGTACGGGTATGAAGTTGTCTGTCGCTTACCAGAACCGTTATCGTTCGGATAGTGAGTACCTTAAAGCGATCTGCGAAAATGGCGAACTTGGTGAGATCTATTATGCAAAAGCAATTGCCCTACGTCGTCGTGCGGTTCCTACTTGGGGCGTGTTCCTGGATGAAGAAAAGCAAGGTGGCGGTCCACTGATCGATATCGGTACGCATGCGCTTGATCTCACCTTATGGATGATGGATAATTACAAACCACGCAGTGTTATGGGTTCGTCATTCCATAAGCTGAGTAACCGAAAGAACGCTGGAAACGCTTTTGGTCCTTGGGATCCTGAGCAATTTAAAGTAGAAGATTCGGCTTTTGGATTTATTACCATGGAAAATGGTGCTACAATTGTACTTGAATCCAGCTGGGCGCTTAATGTATCTGAGTTTCGAGAAGCTCAGACGCTTCTTGCAGGTACAGAAGGTGGTGCAGATATGAAGGATGGTCTGCGCCTAAACGGTGACCGTGGTGGACGTCTGTATGAGACCAAAGTAGATTTGTCTGCTGGCGGTGTAGCTTTCTATGACGGAGGTCAAGAGAGCGAATCCGATCGTGAAGCTCGCCTTTGGCTTGAAGCGGTTAGAGAAGACAAGGAACCTGTAGTTAAACCTGAACAGGCCCTCGTCGTTACTCAAATTTTAGAAGCTATTTATGAATCTTCACGTACAGGTCGCGCTGTGTATTTTGAAGGCACATCAGATAATTAATATGGAAACAGGAGTGGACGTCATGAGCTCAAACATACATTCCGTAGTCATCGTTGGCTTTGGAGGAATGGGAAGTTATCACGCAAAATTGATTAAGGAGACAAACTCCCTAGAAGTGGTTGGAACATATGACGTGCTTGAAGCACGTCGTACGGACTCCATCAAAGCTGGTTACAAGGCTTATGAGAGTTATGAAGAAGTATTAGCAGATCCTGCAGTTGAGATTGTTCTTATTGCTACACCAAATGATGTGCACAAAGAAATTGCTATACGTGCGCTCCAAGCTGGCAAACATGTTATTTGTGAGAAGCCGGTCGCTATGTCGAAGCAAGAGCTTCAAGAAATGCTGGCCGCTGCAGATGCAGCAGGACGTGTGTTCATGGTTCACCAGAACAGACGTTGGGATGAGGATTTCTTAACTATCAAAAAAATGTATGATCAAGAGACCATCGGTTCTTTGTTCCAGATCGAATCTCGCGTACACGGGGCGAATGGTATTCCAGGAGACTGGCGCCATGTCAAGGCGCAAGGTGGAGGAATGCTGCTGGATTGGGGCGTTCATTTATTGGATCAGCTCTTATTTATGATCGACAGCAAAGTCACCAGTGTGAGTAGCAGTCTGAGCTTTATTCTAGGCAATGATGTAGATGATGGTTTTGAAGCCATTCTGCAATTTGAGAATGGGATTAAAGCTATCGTTGAGGTTGGCACAACCAACTTTATTACGCTACCTAGATGGTATGTGAAGGGTATTGAAGGTACTGGAATTATTGAAGATTGGTCTTTAACTGGACGATTAGTAACTAGAAACAATGAAGGTGAAAAAATCGAGCCGAAGCCTATTCGTGCAGGTGTAGGATTAACCAAAACTATGGCGCCTCCTTCGGAAGGGGCTACCATTACAGAAGCTTTACCTCAACCAGCGGAACTACGCTCTAGCTTCTATGACAATTTCGCAGCCGTTATTGAGGGAACAGCCGAACCAATCGTTAAGAATGCTGAAGTAATACGTGTTCAGAATTTGATTGAAGCTATTTTTGAATCTGCTGAGAAGAATCAAGTGCTGAAAGACTTCGATATGTATGGTGAAGGTAAGTAAACTATTTGCAAAAGAGGTGACTTACAATGAAACTTGGAGTATTTATGGTCTTGTTTGGTGGTCGCAAGCTGGAGGATGCTCTTGATTATGTAGCATCCAAAGGTCTAAGGGCGGTAGAGGTCGGTACAGGAGGCAATCCTGGTAACAGTCATTGTGATCCTAAGATGCTTCTCGAGAATGAGACAGCATTGAAAGAATTCAAACATGCCGTGGAATCCCGTGGATTGACGATCAGTGCACTGAGTTGTCACGGAAATCCGCTACACCCACAAAAAGAGCTTGCCCAAAAGGATCATGAGGACTTTGTGAACTCGGTCAAATTGGCGCAAAAGCTAGGTGTTCCAGTCGTTAATACGTTCTCTGGATGTCCAGGTGATCATGAGGGTGCCAAGTATCCGAACTGGCCGGTAGCTCCATGGCCAAATGATTATCAAGAAATTCTGGATTGGCAATGGGAGAATAAAGTGATTCCTTACTGGACCGAATGGGGAGCATTTGCCGCAAAGCATGATGTGAAGGTTGGTCTTGAGCTGCACGGTGGATTCTCCGTCCACACACCAGGTACGCTGCTGCGACTCAGAGAAGCTGCGGGTGAAGTGATCGGCGCTAACCTAGATCCGAGTCATATGTGGTGGCAAGGGATTGATCCGGTGCAAGCGATTCATATTTTGGGGCGCCAAGGCGCAATCCATCACTTCCACGCTAAAGATACAGTCATTGATCCAGTCAATGTCAATATGCATGGCTTAACAGATATGCAATCCTATACCAAAATGCTTGACCGTGCATGGCAGTTCCGTTCGGTTGGCTTTGGACATGATCTTAAGACTTGGGCTGACATTATGAGCGCTCTTCGTTTGGTGGGTTATGATTATGTAGTCAGTATTGAGCATGAAGATGGATTGATGTCTGTGGAAGAAGGCTTCTCCAAAGCTGTAAGTAATCTTCAACAAGTGTTGATTGAGGAGCCACTGACAGAAATGTGGTGGGTTTAAATTAATTGATGAACAGCTGTAATTTCTGGTGAAAGCAGTAGTGAATCAATTATATAGATATAAGAAATGACGTGCGCAAGCACGTCATTTTCCTGTATCGATAATCTGAATCTTAAACCATACAAATTGGAGGACGATCATGCAGCCGATAAAAATACAGAGAGAACACAAACTTCAGATTACATCCAGTATTCAGGATTATTTTGATACGGAGTTATCTAGCGAAATTGGCCAATTAGCAAGTGAGAATCTTCTCGATTTTATGCTCAAAGAACTCTCGCCTTATATTTATAATCAGGCACTGGCAGACGCCCGTAAAGTGATTGAGCAAAAGATGATTTCCATAGAAGAAGAAATGTATGCTCTCGAGCAACCATT
The window above is part of the Paenibacillus sp. FSL K6-0276 genome. Proteins encoded here:
- a CDS encoding Gfo/Idh/MocA family oxidoreductase → MSSNIHSVVIVGFGGMGSYHAKLIKETNSLEVVGTYDVLEARRTDSIKAGYKAYESYEEVLADPAVEIVLIATPNDVHKEIAIRALQAGKHVICEKPVAMSKQELQEMLAAADAAGRVFMVHQNRRWDEDFLTIKKMYDQETIGSLFQIESRVHGANGIPGDWRHVKAQGGGMLLDWGVHLLDQLLFMIDSKVTSVSSSLSFILGNDVDDGFEAILQFENGIKAIVEVGTTNFITLPRWYVKGIEGTGIIEDWSLTGRLVTRNNEGEKIEPKPIRAGVGLTKTMAPPSEGATITEALPQPAELRSSFYDNFAAVIEGTAEPIVKNAEVIRVQNLIEAIFESAEKNQVLKDFDMYGEGK
- a CDS encoding sugar phosphate isomerase/epimerase — encoded protein: MKLGVFMVLFGGRKLEDALDYVASKGLRAVEVGTGGNPGNSHCDPKMLLENETALKEFKHAVESRGLTISALSCHGNPLHPQKELAQKDHEDFVNSVKLAQKLGVPVVNTFSGCPGDHEGAKYPNWPVAPWPNDYQEILDWQWENKVIPYWTEWGAFAAKHDVKVGLELHGGFSVHTPGTLLRLREAAGEVIGANLDPSHMWWQGIDPVQAIHILGRQGAIHHFHAKDTVIDPVNVNMHGLTDMQSYTKMLDRAWQFRSVGFGHDLKTWADIMSALRLVGYDYVVSIEHEDGLMSVEEGFSKAVSNLQQVLIEEPLTEMWWV
- a CDS encoding DUF2164 domain-containing protein; this translates as MQPIKIQREHKLQITSSIQDYFDTELSSEIGQLASENLLDFMLKELSPYIYNQALADARKVIEQKMISIEEEMYALEQPLTLGKR
- a CDS encoding Gfo/Idh/MocA family oxidoreductase; this encodes MSNKLRIAIVGCGGIANGKHMPSLSRQKDAEMVAFCDTVEERAQEAAKTYGAEGAAVYTDYLELLKAGGFDIVHVCTPNDSHSVITIAALEAGKHVMCEKPMAKTTAQAQEMLDAAKRTGMKLSVAYQNRYRSDSEYLKAICENGELGEIYYAKAIALRRRAVPTWGVFLDEEKQGGGPLIDIGTHALDLTLWMMDNYKPRSVMGSSFHKLSNRKNAGNAFGPWDPEQFKVEDSAFGFITMENGATIVLESSWALNVSEFREAQTLLAGTEGGADMKDGLRLNGDRGGRLYETKVDLSAGGVAFYDGGQESESDREARLWLEAVREDKEPVVKPEQALVVTQILEAIYESSRTGRAVYFEGTSDN
- a CDS encoding sugar phosphate isomerase/epimerase, which translates into the protein MLKIGLQLYTLREELEQDFEGTLRKVAALGYKGVEFFHFFGRTASEVKQLLNELELVALGAHRPYDALLNDTEAEISYNLEIGNPNLIVPYLSEEQRNYEEIAVNLKIIGEKCKAGGAVLLYHNHDFELTDKYGDSDRTAFDGLFEEVPADLLQVEMDTCWVHHAGYDPVEYIHKYAGRLPIIHLKDLKKHEDGTPETVVLGEGEVNLTAILDAAVQANVEWAVVEQDFCSRSPLESVEDSLNWVKAYANQGGKVHV